The following proteins are co-located in the candidate division WOR-3 bacterium genome:
- the cas2 gene encoding CRISPR-associated endonuclease Cas2 encodes MVVVVSYDIVGDRRRVRICNKLKDYGRRVQYSVFECNLDERRLAELAAELSALLNVRQDSIRFYRLCERCAARVEVRGHPAGP; translated from the coding sequence ATGGTTGTCGTTGTGAGTTACGACATCGTTGGCGACCGACGCCGGGTCCGGATCTGCAACAAGCTGAAGGACTATGGCCGACGCGTGCAGTACAGCGTGTTCGAATGCAATCTGGACGAACGCAGGCTGGCCGAGCTTGCGGCCGAACTCTCTGCTCTGCTCAACGTAAGGCAGGACAGCATTCGGTTCTACCGGCTCTGCGAACGGTGCGCCGCTAGGGTTGAAGTCAGAGGCCATCCTGCCGGTCCTTGA
- the rsmH gene encoding 16S rRNA (cytosine(1402)-N(4))-methyltransferase RsmH, producing the protein MTTDRAAVFHQPVLVNEVLEYLAPRAGTIVDACVGGAGHARQILAVLGSGRLLGLDLDPEALAEARRQLDSYENVELVQANYADMVAIVKRLNLEPVRGVLFDFGVSYHQLRTASRGFSFELDGPLDMRFDQSASLPPALALVRRASPKEIAAWLEEYGQERFAKRIARRISAFRGRLHTTRDLADCVRASVPGKMWRKSLARVFQAVRVRVNNELENVRNGLAAALNLLEPGGRLVAISYHSLEDREVKTALREAERDGRARILTPKPVRPSESEVRANPQSRSARLRAAERL; encoded by the coding sequence ATGACGACAGACCGAGCAGCGGTGTTTCACCAGCCGGTACTGGTCAATGAAGTACTTGAATACCTTGCGCCGCGAGCGGGAACGATTGTTGATGCCTGCGTGGGCGGAGCCGGCCACGCACGGCAGATACTCGCGGTATTAGGGTCCGGCAGGCTTCTGGGTCTTGACCTGGACCCAGAGGCCCTGGCCGAAGCAAGAAGGCAACTGGATAGTTACGAAAATGTGGAGCTCGTGCAGGCGAACTACGCCGATATGGTAGCTATTGTGAAAAGGCTGAACCTGGAGCCGGTGCGGGGCGTGCTGTTTGATTTTGGAGTTTCCTATCATCAGTTGCGTACTGCCAGCCGGGGTTTCAGTTTCGAGCTGGATGGTCCCTTGGATATGAGATTCGACCAGTCCGCATCACTGCCTCCTGCGCTCGCGCTGGTGCGCCGGGCAAGCCCGAAGGAAATTGCGGCTTGGCTTGAGGAGTACGGCCAGGAGCGGTTTGCCAAGCGGATTGCCCGGCGCATCAGCGCTTTCCGTGGCCGGCTACATACGACCCGAGACTTGGCCGACTGCGTGCGGGCAAGCGTACCTGGCAAGATGTGGCGCAAGAGTCTGGCCCGGGTCTTTCAGGCCGTCCGCGTCCGGGTCAATAACGAGCTTGAGAATGTAAGGAATGGTCTGGCCGCAGCGTTGAACCTGCTCGAACCGGGCGGCCGACTCGTGGCGATATCGTATCACTCGCTTGAGGACCGCGAGGTCAAGACCGCACTGCGCGAAGCCGAGCGCGACGGCCGGGCTAGAATTCTGACCCCGAAGCCGGTGCGACCGAGCGAGAGCGAAGTCAGAGCCAATCCGCAGTCAAGGTCAGCAAGGCTAAGGGCAGCAGAACGACTGTGA
- a CDS encoding AAA family ATPase has protein sequence MFTDGLFPDKDMDSNNRDRYYPTRELPEDSIFRRVGEDLTFRVKNNPPGDFSAREPEMRQLVRILGRRAKANPMILGDAGVGKTFLVKCLAWKIVNRDVPEWLLGRKVIRTSFYDVQAGVPGTYWEWGAYSKLLKELLEAASKEPVVLFIDEIHQIFGHPHSANILKPYIAENRVRLIGATTTEEFHRFVSRDEAVRRRFQEVSIAEPEGENLRHIVRAELEDLQKYYGASAKPGLVEYAIRLSNEYLPFRRQPDKTIDLLEQAFTECRMADKKTCDAANLRVALAEITGIPDETIAQEQERTKGLERALNARVLGQKEAIAAICSRLAVTRARVQVNPERPLGVFLIAGPSGVGKTELAKALALHYTGSEDNLVRFDMSAHQTLVSLLGRPGPPSAENPELLAPLTLQMRRHPFCVLLLDEFEKAAPEVRLAFLQVFDYGKLEDLQGNALYFSGTIVLMTCNVGFTDEGVRVSGFGPDTTTTWSNIRRDVIRAVEKEFPREFLGRVDEILVFKPLTTTVMDGFISQKLSRLSTLLGKRITLSQEAIDLIRNQGFSREYGARPLNRAIDAVVGKALAELKVNYPSEWERARAVEVILRDGAPVAQVKG, from the coding sequence ATGTTCACCGACGGACTGTTTCCTGATAAGGATATGGATTCAAACAACCGCGATAGGTACTATCCGACTCGTGAACTGCCTGAGGATTCGATTTTCCGGCGCGTGGGCGAGGATTTGACTTTCAGGGTGAAGAACAATCCGCCCGGAGATTTCTCGGCCCGTGAGCCGGAAATGCGTCAATTGGTGCGTATCCTTGGCCGGCGAGCTAAGGCGAATCCGATGATTCTTGGAGACGCGGGGGTGGGCAAGACATTCCTGGTGAAGTGTCTCGCCTGGAAGATCGTAAACAGAGACGTGCCAGAGTGGCTTCTGGGACGGAAGGTAATCAGGACCAGTTTCTATGATGTGCAGGCCGGTGTGCCGGGTACATACTGGGAGTGGGGAGCGTATTCAAAGTTGCTGAAAGAGTTGCTGGAAGCAGCCAGCAAGGAACCGGTCGTACTGTTCATTGATGAGATACATCAGATTTTCGGACATCCGCACAGCGCAAACATCCTGAAGCCCTACATTGCGGAGAATCGGGTGAGGCTTATCGGTGCAACAACGACCGAGGAGTTTCACCGTTTCGTTAGTCGAGACGAGGCGGTCAGGCGCCGGTTTCAGGAGGTGAGCATAGCTGAGCCGGAGGGAGAGAATCTTAGGCATATTGTGCGGGCAGAGTTAGAGGACTTGCAGAAGTACTACGGGGCTAGCGCCAAGCCGGGGCTGGTTGAGTATGCAATCAGGTTGTCAAATGAGTATTTGCCTTTCCGAAGGCAGCCGGATAAGACGATTGACCTTCTGGAGCAGGCTTTCACAGAGTGCCGAATGGCTGACAAGAAGACTTGTGATGCGGCGAACTTGAGGGTCGCACTGGCTGAAATTACCGGGATTCCGGATGAGACGATTGCACAAGAGCAGGAGAGGACCAAGGGACTGGAGCGGGCCCTGAATGCGAGGGTGCTGGGTCAGAAGGAGGCGATTGCCGCCATATGTAGCCGTCTGGCCGTGACGCGTGCACGGGTACAGGTGAATCCGGAGCGTCCGCTTGGCGTATTCTTGATTGCCGGGCCGAGCGGGGTGGGCAAGACCGAGCTGGCCAAGGCCCTGGCCCTGCACTATACCGGTAGTGAGGACAATCTTGTGCGGTTTGATATGTCGGCACATCAGACATTGGTGTCGCTTTTGGGCCGGCCCGGACCGCCCAGTGCCGAGAATCCGGAGCTCCTTGCTCCCTTGACACTGCAGATGCGCAGGCATCCGTTCTGCGTGCTGCTTCTGGATGAGTTTGAGAAAGCAGCACCGGAGGTTAGGTTGGCTTTTCTGCAGGTTTTTGACTACGGCAAGCTGGAGGACCTTCAGGGTAACGCGCTGTATTTCAGCGGCACTATCGTGCTGATGACTTGTAATGTCGGGTTTACTGATGAAGGAGTTAGGGTGTCCGGGTTCGGGCCCGACACAACGACCACATGGAGCAACATCCGACGCGATGTGATAAGAGCAGTGGAGAAGGAGTTTCCCAGGGAGTTCCTGGGACGAGTGGATGAGATACTGGTGTTCAAGCCGCTGACGACGACCGTGATGGATGGATTCATTTCGCAGAAGCTTAGCCGGTTGAGTACGCTGCTGGGCAAGCGTATCACTTTGAGTCAGGAGGCTATTGACCTGATCCGTAACCAGGGTTTTTCAAGGGAGTACGGAGCCCGGCCTTTGAACCGGGCGATAGATGCCGTTGTAGGCAAAGCTCTGGCTGAGTTGAAGGTGAACTATCCTTCAGAATGGGAGAGGGCGAGAGCGGTTGAGGTAATTTTGCGGGACGGTGCACCAGTTGCCCAAGTGAAGGGGTGA
- a CDS encoding sigma-70 family RNA polymerase sigma factor, whose amino-acid sequence MALIAYNTVSDQEKARTRPPYVREQEDRLLVSQCLSEDPAVRNKAQKDLFNRFNTGIIYLAFLRLGSRPEAEDCASEALRDVLVQLERFQWRCTLSTWIYTIARHWINKYARKARLDITDTDLDKLDDPALVPALGRSPPVLLEGREAWLNLVAEIYRLPDRYRDACHLRFADEMRIEEIAQVMDTTIDSVKKLITRGRKVLTARLGMYRDRNDA is encoded by the coding sequence ATGGCTCTGATAGCATATAACACCGTGTCAGACCAAGAAAAAGCACGCACCCGGCCACCCTATGTCCGCGAACAGGAAGACCGCTTACTTGTCTCCCAGTGTCTGTCCGAAGACCCGGCTGTGCGCAACAAGGCTCAGAAGGACCTCTTCAACCGCTTCAACACCGGCATCATCTACCTTGCTTTCCTGCGACTCGGGTCCCGGCCCGAAGCTGAGGACTGCGCGTCCGAGGCCCTGCGTGACGTACTAGTCCAACTGGAACGGTTTCAGTGGCGCTGTACGCTCTCAACCTGGATTTACACCATCGCCCGCCACTGGATAAACAAATATGCCCGCAAGGCCAGGCTTGACATCACTGATACCGACCTTGACAAACTCGACGACCCCGCCCTAGTTCCTGCTCTCGGCCGCTCTCCCCCCGTGCTTCTCGAGGGCCGGGAAGCCTGGCTGAACCTTGTCGCAGAAATCTATCGTTTACCCGACCGATACCGTGATGCCTGCCATCTCCGCTTTGCGGACGAGATGCGTATCGAAGAAATCGCCCAGGTGATGGACACGACCATTGACTCGGTCAAGAAGCTCATCACTCGTGGTCGCAAAGTTCTCACCGCCCGTCTCGGAATGTACCGGGACCGGAACGATGCCTGA
- the mraZ gene encoding division/cell wall cluster transcriptional repressor MraZ: MVNNLFLGEFRFSVDAKGRVQVPVSYRERLSPESDRTFVLQRGRDRTIEVHPLSEWREYWDRTLQNLPKYQDRARKVRRLALASAAEVQMDSQYRLLIPKHLLEWAGISSEAVLAGAGEYFEIWEPGRYDQFTEEARQTLDEDLAELERHGWGIETGPAEPRSQRAEGRVQQSDARPSEHRS; this comes from the coding sequence ATGGTGAATAATCTTTTCCTCGGAGAGTTCCGGTTCTCCGTTGACGCGAAAGGCAGGGTGCAGGTCCCGGTCTCCTATAGGGAGCGTCTTTCTCCAGAATCGGATAGGACGTTCGTATTGCAAAGAGGTCGTGACAGAACAATCGAAGTCCACCCCCTGTCCGAATGGCGAGAATACTGGGACCGCACCCTGCAGAATCTGCCCAAGTATCAGGACCGAGCGCGTAAGGTGCGTCGGCTAGCTTTGGCAAGCGCAGCCGAGGTGCAGATGGATAGTCAGTATCGGCTGTTGATTCCGAAGCATCTGCTGGAGTGGGCCGGCATCAGTAGTGAGGCGGTTCTGGCCGGTGCTGGTGAGTATTTCGAGATATGGGAGCCGGGTCGCTATGACCAGTTCACCGAGGAGGCGCGGCAGACGCTTGATGAGGACCTGGCCGAGCTGGAGCGACACGGCTGGGGGATTGAGACAGGTCCGGCCGAGCCCAGGAGTCAGCGTGCGGAAGGCAGAGTTCAGCAGTCGGATGCCCGACCGAGTGAACACAGAAGTTAG
- a CDS encoding HPr family phosphocarrier protein, which yields MPEKVIRITGTWDSRQVADFVVLARRFVSDVRVIRGSAEANAKDLIEVLALGSEKEPEATLIAMGKDEETALTTLAPCLANVAIVPDWCQRFFNLVQALELVPPEVSGRVWHRFQSGLERRREQQCIRELMQQERAAGRTRQRVEIPFRSRAVSRPLHRPSLIISHMVQRLRRRLNCTWDIARRRLAERAQMTQQEIERLEQGDWPTPAQLDKLERYLKWTLFFLFGETEQAYTDLQTAYFERLNNLSPTEADRRAFRQLYARLLRRRLEMKARGRNEPDTRTGA from the coding sequence ATGCCTGAAAAAGTAATAAGAATCACCGGCACCTGGGACAGCCGTCAGGTGGCGGACTTCGTGGTCCTGGCCCGCCGGTTTGTCTCCGACGTCCGGGTTATCCGGGGCAGCGCCGAGGCAAACGCCAAGGACCTCATCGAGGTGCTTGCGCTCGGCAGTGAAAAAGAGCCGGAGGCTACCCTCATCGCCATGGGCAAAGACGAGGAGACAGCTCTTACAACCCTGGCTCCCTGCCTTGCGAACGTGGCGATAGTTCCGGACTGGTGCCAGAGGTTCTTCAACCTCGTCCAGGCGCTGGAACTGGTACCGCCGGAGGTCTCCGGTCGCGTCTGGCACAGGTTCCAGTCTGGACTCGAGCGCCGCCGTGAACAACAGTGCATCCGCGAACTGATGCAGCAAGAAAGAGCCGCTGGTCGCACTCGCCAACGAGTCGAAATCCCATTCCGGTCCCGCGCTGTCTCTCGACCGCTCCACCGGCCATCGCTCATCATCTCCCACATGGTCCAGCGCCTGCGCCGCCGGCTCAACTGCACCTGGGACATTGCCCGTCGCAGACTGGCCGAACGCGCCCAAATGACCCAGCAGGAAATCGAACGGCTCGAACAAGGCGACTGGCCCACTCCGGCCCAGCTCGACAAACTCGAGCGCTACCTGAAATGGACTCTGTTCTTCCTGTTCGGCGAGACCGAACAGGCCTACACTGACCTCCAGACCGCCTACTTCGAGCGACTGAACAACCTGTCTCCCACCGAAGCAGACCGGCGTGCGTTCCGACAGCTCTACGCCAGACTGCTCAGACGCAGGCTTGAGATGAAAGCCCGCGGCAGAAACGAACCGGACACCCGAACCGGGGCATAG
- a CDS encoding penicillin-binding protein 2: MRQYASAEVRRNRLVAGALFVLGTMLLGRMGYVQLVRGAAYRVKAASLHIDSLRLAPERGRILDCWGRPLTLNQTACLVYVWPRKVRNLDSLADILASAGLGTKEEVRQEIAEHEKMFCFPKRLEQPAADALWRRIVKCRFGNCTEVEAETHRWYPFGPSCSNVVGFVGEDGGLAGLEAWYDSVLSGQPGWVLMQREGLGLELPYPSYPRVEPVPGADITLTLDLDVQELCYRALAAGLERTGAKHGSAVVLDAQDGAVLALASCPSYDPARFRDFPASRYKCAPVCDEFEPGSSFKIVVCAAALESPQAEEFVRDRYDVSAGAIEVSGYRISDAHNHGVLDFDGLFTQSSNPGCAMLALRLDRTHFYLTAKALGFGEPVGIGLPGEATGRMDKPAKLTALRIANNAFGQGVTVTLLQLAAAYLCIANNGRYVRPYLVRSVRSGNRVLHQAGPRPGRQVLAPATCARMKEILAKVVTEGTGTFAAVPGVEVCGKTGTAQKVEPGGGYSDTRSMMSFVGFLPREPARYVIAVLLDEPNHRFASTSAGPVFREIGEQLLLLEKVRRARMAAGQFPVAGRTEPGMRIAGK, translated from the coding sequence GTGAGACAGTACGCGAGCGCGGAAGTCCGGCGGAATCGGCTGGTGGCAGGTGCGCTGTTTGTGCTGGGCACCATGCTGTTGGGTCGGATGGGGTATGTGCAACTGGTGCGCGGGGCCGCATACCGGGTAAAGGCCGCCAGCCTGCACATTGACTCGCTGCGACTTGCACCGGAGCGGGGCCGGATACTTGATTGCTGGGGCCGACCGCTGACCTTGAATCAGACCGCGTGTCTTGTTTACGTGTGGCCGAGAAAGGTGAGGAACCTAGACTCCTTGGCCGACATCCTCGCTTCGGCCGGACTCGGCACAAAGGAGGAGGTGCGACAGGAGATAGCGGAGCATGAGAAGATGTTCTGCTTTCCGAAACGGCTGGAGCAGCCGGCGGCTGATGCATTATGGCGCCGCATCGTGAAGTGTCGGTTCGGTAACTGCACCGAGGTCGAAGCTGAAACCCACCGCTGGTATCCTTTTGGCCCGAGCTGCAGTAACGTCGTCGGTTTCGTCGGCGAAGACGGCGGACTGGCTGGGCTGGAGGCCTGGTACGATTCAGTCCTGTCTGGCCAGCCAGGCTGGGTGCTGATGCAGCGCGAGGGGCTTGGTCTGGAGCTACCGTATCCGAGCTATCCGAGGGTCGAGCCGGTTCCGGGCGCGGACATTACGCTTACGCTTGACCTTGACGTCCAGGAGCTGTGTTACCGGGCACTTGCTGCCGGACTAGAGCGTACCGGAGCGAAGCACGGGTCCGCGGTCGTGTTGGACGCACAGGACGGCGCAGTTCTGGCACTGGCGAGTTGTCCGAGCTATGACCCGGCCCGGTTCAGGGATTTTCCGGCAAGCCGGTACAAGTGCGCACCGGTGTGCGATGAGTTCGAGCCAGGTTCGTCATTCAAGATTGTGGTGTGCGCGGCAGCACTTGAGAGTCCGCAGGCCGAGGAGTTTGTCCGGGACCGCTACGATGTGTCGGCTGGTGCCATCGAGGTGTCGGGCTACCGGATTTCAGACGCTCATAACCACGGGGTACTGGATTTTGACGGGTTGTTCACGCAGTCTTCAAATCCGGGGTGTGCGATGCTCGCGCTCCGGCTCGACCGTACGCACTTCTACCTTACCGCCAAGGCCCTGGGGTTCGGTGAACCAGTCGGCATCGGGCTGCCAGGCGAGGCAACCGGTCGTATGGACAAGCCGGCAAAGCTAACCGCGCTGCGGATTGCGAACAACGCGTTCGGTCAGGGAGTGACCGTAACGCTATTGCAGCTTGCTGCTGCATATCTGTGCATTGCGAACAACGGTCGCTATGTCCGACCCTACCTGGTGCGATCGGTTCGCTCCGGCAACCGGGTTCTGCACCAGGCGGGTCCCAGGCCAGGCCGGCAGGTTCTTGCGCCCGCGACCTGCGCCCGGATGAAGGAAATCCTGGCCAAGGTTGTGACTGAGGGCACCGGTACGTTTGCGGCGGTGCCTGGAGTAGAGGTGTGCGGCAAGACCGGTACCGCACAGAAGGTCGAGCCGGGCGGCGGTTATTCAGATACGCGCTCGATGATGTCGTTTGTCGGGTTTCTGCCCCGCGAGCCGGCGCGGTACGTGATTGCCGTGTTGCTGGATGAGCCCAATCACCGGTTTGCCAGTACCTCGGCCGGACCGGTGTTCCGAGAAATCGGTGAGCAACTGCTTCTGCTGGAGAAGGTACGCAGGGCGAGAATGGCCGCGGGCCAGTTCCCGGTTGCGGGCCGCACCGAACCCGGGATGCGGATTGCAGGGAAATGA
- a CDS encoding ImmA/IrrE family metallo-endopeptidase, with amino-acid sequence MSDALTRGIEICRQTVARVKTDFADICTSERHHDFDSLALYCRQNGIELILDESLAGTRARAASILVQDVPFILLDRELTRPGERLTSLAHELGHVMLDHLRRPSFAVCGFCETMSLGSRMLQKRYCAEIELEADVHAMLIVLPEGFLHRQVERTGHIPARRLHRSLDLPLSWVGARIQLYRLVNGYADSNLALVRLGKDPSSLIERRRRQTLELEHRTYLYSLLRHHLEKPTLSPV; translated from the coding sequence ATGTCTGATGCGCTTACCCGCGGCATCGAGATCTGCCGTCAGACAGTGGCTCGCGTCAAAACCGACTTCGCTGACATCTGCACCAGCGAACGCCATCACGACTTCGATTCGCTTGCCTTGTACTGCCGGCAGAACGGCATCGAACTAATTCTTGACGAAAGTCTGGCTGGCACCCGGGCTCGGGCCGCAAGCATACTCGTCCAGGACGTTCCCTTCATCCTGCTCGATCGCGAACTTACCCGGCCCGGAGAACGGCTCACCTCCCTTGCCCACGAACTTGGACACGTCATGCTCGACCATCTCCGCCGACCCAGCTTTGCGGTATGCGGCTTCTGCGAGACAATGAGCCTTGGCTCAAGAATGCTCCAGAAACGCTACTGTGCGGAAATCGAACTCGAAGCCGACGTTCACGCCATGCTCATTGTTCTGCCGGAAGGCTTCCTCCATCGCCAGGTAGAGCGCACCGGCCACATACCGGCCCGGCGACTCCATCGTAGTCTGGACCTGCCCCTTTCCTGGGTCGGTGCAAGAATCCAGCTCTACCGGCTGGTCAACGGCTACGCTGACTCAAATCTGGCCCTTGTGCGCCTTGGCAAAGACCCTTCCTCGCTTATTGAACGTCGCCGCCGTCAGACTCTGGAACTTGAGCACCGCACATACCTCTACTCCCTCCTCCGCCACCATCTGGAAAAACCCACCCTGTCCCCGGTCTGA